From Asterias rubens chromosome 6, eAstRub1.3, whole genome shotgun sequence, one genomic window encodes:
- the LOC117291190 gene encoding mitochondrial glutamate carrier 1-like isoform X1 — protein MGEISASNEAHVEVTNQQPKKGYTGLPAKCINGALAGVAGVTCIFPIDLVKTRLQNQQVSDGRRMYNNLFDCFIKTAKADGIRGLYKGFGVNVTLISPEKAIKLVGNDFFRYHLRKDGAHLGLHREMLAGGGAGLCQVIITTPMEMLKIQLQDAGRRISVQKKKVPAVAVPDLASKINPSLTRAYSANLADVSPSAWTLARNLLQTEGIFGLYRGLGATLMRDVPFSMVYFPLFAHLNAMGVKRENGRASFKHSFMCGCLAATVASLSVNPVDVIKTRLQLLQHAPGEQTYDGIRDCATKIWKQEGPSAFFKGASCRLLVISPLFGIAQAVYYYGVGEFLLGIPKQWL, from the exons TCTCCCCGCTAAGTGTATAAATGGTGCTCTGGCCGGAGTTGCGGGTGTCACCTGCATCTTCCCCATCGACCTGGTGAAAACACGACTTCAGAACCAACAAGTCAGCGATGGTAGGCGGATGTACAACAACCT ATTTGATTGTTTCATAAAGACAGCAAAAGCAGATGGAATTAGAGGTTTATATAAAG GTTTTGGTGTGAATGTCACGTTGATCTCTCCAGAGAAAGCCATTAAACTTGTCGGCAACGACTTCTTCCGCTATCACTTACGGAAAGATGG GGCACATCTGGGCTTGCACAGAGAAATGCTTGCAGGTGGCGGCGCTGGGCTGTGCCAGGTTATCATCACCACCCCTATGGAAATGCTGAAAATTCAACTACAGGACGCGGGGAGGAGAA tttcAGTTCAAAAGAAAAAGGTTCCTGCCGTAGCAGTCCCCGACCTCGCCTCAAAAATAAACCCCTCCCTCACCAGAGCGTATTCCGCCAATCTAGCCGATGTGTCGCCCTCTGCGTGGACCCTCGCACGCAATCTTCTCCAAACAGAAGGCATATTTGGACTCTACAGGGGACTAGGGGCGACTCTAATGAGAGATGTACCTTTTTCCATGGTATACTTTCCACTGTTTGCACATCTCAATGCAATG GGTGTGAAGCGCGAGAATGGTCGTGCCAGTTTTAAACATTCCTTCATGTGTGGATGCCTTGCAGCAACAGTGGCATCTCTGTCTGTTAACCCAGTTGATG TAATCAAAACCCGACTGCAGCTGTTACAACATGCCCCGGGCGAGCAAACCTATGACGGGATCCGTGATTGTGCAACCAAGATCTGGAAACAAGAGGGCCCCTCTGCGTTCTTCAAGGGGGCGTCTTGTCGCCTTCTGGTCATCTCGCCTCTCTTTGGCATCGCCCAGGCCGTCTACTACTATGGCGTCGGCGAATTCTTACTCGGAATACCGAAGCAGTGGTTATGA
- the LOC117291190 gene encoding mitochondrial glutamate carrier 1-like isoform X2, giving the protein MGEISLPAKCINGALAGVAGVTCIFPIDLVKTRLQNQQVSDGRRMYNNLFDCFIKTAKADGIRGLYKGFGVNVTLISPEKAIKLVGNDFFRYHLRKDGAHLGLHREMLAGGGAGLCQVIITTPMEMLKIQLQDAGRRISVQKKKVPAVAVPDLASKINPSLTRAYSANLADVSPSAWTLARNLLQTEGIFGLYRGLGATLMRDVPFSMVYFPLFAHLNAMGVKRENGRASFKHSFMCGCLAATVASLSVNPVDVIKTRLQLLQHAPGEQTYDGIRDCATKIWKQEGPSAFFKGASCRLLVISPLFGIAQAVYYYGVGEFLLGIPKQWL; this is encoded by the exons TCTCCCCGCTAAGTGTATAAATGGTGCTCTGGCCGGAGTTGCGGGTGTCACCTGCATCTTCCCCATCGACCTGGTGAAAACACGACTTCAGAACCAACAAGTCAGCGATGGTAGGCGGATGTACAACAACCT ATTTGATTGTTTCATAAAGACAGCAAAAGCAGATGGAATTAGAGGTTTATATAAAG GTTTTGGTGTGAATGTCACGTTGATCTCTCCAGAGAAAGCCATTAAACTTGTCGGCAACGACTTCTTCCGCTATCACTTACGGAAAGATGG GGCACATCTGGGCTTGCACAGAGAAATGCTTGCAGGTGGCGGCGCTGGGCTGTGCCAGGTTATCATCACCACCCCTATGGAAATGCTGAAAATTCAACTACAGGACGCGGGGAGGAGAA tttcAGTTCAAAAGAAAAAGGTTCCTGCCGTAGCAGTCCCCGACCTCGCCTCAAAAATAAACCCCTCCCTCACCAGAGCGTATTCCGCCAATCTAGCCGATGTGTCGCCCTCTGCGTGGACCCTCGCACGCAATCTTCTCCAAACAGAAGGCATATTTGGACTCTACAGGGGACTAGGGGCGACTCTAATGAGAGATGTACCTTTTTCCATGGTATACTTTCCACTGTTTGCACATCTCAATGCAATG GGTGTGAAGCGCGAGAATGGTCGTGCCAGTTTTAAACATTCCTTCATGTGTGGATGCCTTGCAGCAACAGTGGCATCTCTGTCTGTTAACCCAGTTGATG TAATCAAAACCCGACTGCAGCTGTTACAACATGCCCCGGGCGAGCAAACCTATGACGGGATCCGTGATTGTGCAACCAAGATCTGGAAACAAGAGGGCCCCTCTGCGTTCTTCAAGGGGGCGTCTTGTCGCCTTCTGGTCATCTCGCCTCTCTTTGGCATCGCCCAGGCCGTCTACTACTATGGCGTCGGCGAATTCTTACTCGGAATACCGAAGCAGTGGTTATGA